The following is a genomic window from Thaumasiovibrio subtropicus.
GTTGCTTCGGCGCTTGCGTTGAAACTCGGTGTTGTGCGTGAGCACTTAATGCCGCCGCAAATTGAGACGGACGAAGAGTTCGAACAAATGCCTTAATGGTTACCTAAGATAAAAAAACCTGCTTTCGAGCAGGTTTTTTTTGATCCAACTTTCCGGTATCGAATGAAATTTGGATCAGGCGGAGATAACCTATTCGACTGTTCACAGCAAAATCCAAAGGTCACTTAACTCGCTTTTTTCGTGCAGTTCTTACCTGCATTTTTCGCACTGTACAGCGCGTGATCAACTTGACGGAAGATGTCATCAGGATCGGTGCCCTGGGTAAAAGTGCCGAAGCCGATACTCGCTGAGACATGAAAGCGAGATAGCATTCTGTCATTGATGAGTGCGATTCTGACCTCTTCAGCCAACTGCTCTGTGCGGCTAGGCTCTTCTAACGTCGTTAAGATACAGAACTCTTCTCCGCCCCAACGGGCTGCTAACTCTCGGCCAATTAATAGGGGTTCGATAGTACGTGCAACACGCTTAAGTACGTCATCGCCTGTCTGGTGACCATGTTGATCGTTGATGAGTTTAAAATTGTCGAGGTCGAGCAAAATAACCCCAACCGGAAAAACACGAGCACGCTTTCGGAGTTTTTCATCAAAGTAACGTCGATTAAACAGATCGGTGAGGTAATCGTGGCTGAGGTAGTGTTGCAGTGTATCTACTACTTTTTGACTTTCTCGCCAGCGTCTTACCGCAAAGTAAATAAGGCTGATTCCAAGACTCATAAGAATGGAAAACACTTCATCTAGCTCCCAGTCTTCGTATTTGCGCGAAACGTCATAAAACCACTCCAGAAACTCGACCCGAATAAACACGGTCAACAGGAGTACATTGATTGCGAAGACCACAATCAAATCGATAACAAGAGTGCGCTTGAGGAGCTGTTTATAAGAGTGCTTCAAAGGGCTACCAGTGACTACAATGCTGTAACAACTATAGTATTTGCGGAATTTGGATGAGTAGTATTTTTTGCAAGAATAGGCATGCCACTGTGCATTTTGAGACATCACTGAGCTTTCGTTAGAGATAGATGGCGATCATTTACAGCGAGCTATACAGGTTTGTGTGACCTTGTACTAGTGGCGAAGGACGATATTTCTTGCATAAGAAACAGGGAGGCGATTGCCTCCCTGTTTCTGTTGTTTGCTTACTTAAGCATACCTTCGTTGCCGTGTGCTCGAATCTTGCTGAGCAGCGGCTTAACGACGCGTGCGTTACCACACACAATGTTGCCTGAGGCGAGGTAGTTTGTGTTACCAGAGAAGTCAGTAACAATCGCACCAGCTTCACGTGCAATGAGATCACCCGCTGCGATGTCCCAAGGCTTTAGGCCAAACTCAAAGAAACCATCAACACGGCCTGCGGCTACGTAGCATAGGTCAAGGGCTGCTGAGCCTGCACGACGTACATCTGCGCAGTCAGCGAATACGCTACCTAGAATGTTTATGTAGCTTTCTGAATGTTGCTTGGCTTTGAATGGGAAGCCTGTTGCTATGATAGTGCCAGTGAGATCACGTGGCTGAGACGCGCGGATGCGTTGGCTATTAAGCTGAGCGCCTTGGCCGCGTGTTGCAGTGAAGAGTTCGTTACGCATTGGGTCATATACACAGGCGACTTCCATACGGCCGCGCATCTTAAGCGCGATAGAAACAGCGTAGTGAGGTAAGCCACGAACGAAGTTAGCGGTACCATCCAGTGGGTCGATAATCCATTGACACTCTTTATCACGGCCTTCAGCCAACCCTAGCTCTTCACCAGCAAAGCAGTGATCAGGGTATGACGCTTTAATAGTTTCAATAATGATAGCTTCTGCTTCTTTATCGATATTCGTCACCAGATCATTTAGACCTTTAGATGAGACGTGGATTGAATCAGTCTTTTCTAGTGACTTTGCAATATGGTTGCCAGCCTTTCGCGCAGCGCGAATGGCGATGTTTAGCATCGGATGCATAAAATCTTCCCAATGGATGTTAAAGAACGAAAAAGCGGCGCGAAGTATACCAAGTATTATTAAAAAGGGAAGTGATTATTTTTTGGTCATTCGGTTCTAGCGGTATAGGTTGATAGGTTCGTCAATTTGGCTTTACATCCAGAGTATAAGGCAATGCCTCGAGGGTAAACCTAGACATTCTTGCTGAGCAAGCATCTTGCAGCGAGTGAGTGTAACTCCATCTTGAGGTCGCTTGAGTATATGTTAAACTCCTCGCCCTCGGTAAATAGTAGGTAAAAAGCGATGTTAGACAATGTACGTATCATTTTAGTTGGTACCTCTCATTCAGGAAATATTGGCTCTGCTGCGCGAGCAATGAAGGTGATGGGGCTGAGTAATCTGGTATTAGTTGCACCTGAATGTAGCGTTGATGGCCAGACGATCGCGTTAGCGGCAGGTGCGAGCGATATTGCCAATAATGCTCGTGTTGTTGAGACGCTCGATGATGCTATTGCCGATTGTTCTCTTGTTGTGGCGTCAAGTGCGCGTTCACGTACTCTACAGTGGCCGCAGCTAGAGATGCGTGAATTTGGAGAGAAGATTGTCGCCGAAGGTGAAGAAAGCAAAGTGGCAATTGTTTTTGGTCGCGAGCGCACTGGCCTAACAAATGAAGAACTTCAGAAATGTCATTTTCACGTTTGCATTCCTGCAAATCCAGAATACAGCTCTTTGAATCTGGCAATGGCAGTGCAGACATTGAGCTACGAAGTCAGAATGGCATTTTTGGCTTCACAGGCTTATGAAGGTGAGTCTGCCCACGAACCCTACCCATTGAATGCTGACTTAGAACGTTTTTATGAACACCTTGAAAAAGTGTTACATGATTCCCAATTTATCAATAAGCAGCACCAAGGTCAGGTGATGAACAAATTGCGTCGTATGTTCAATCGCGCAAGACCTGAATCTCATGAGCTAAATATCCTGCGAGGGATGCTTTCTTCGATAGAAAAAACCTTTGCAGGCCTTAAGCGTTAACCCCATAAAGCGTCGGGCTAAAAAACCTAGTAAAATAGTCAGGTAAATACTTGACCGTTTTAGTCGGGTATGCGACCATGCTTGTCAAATCAATAGACAGGTAACGATGTTATGAGGTTGACTTCTAAAGGAAGATACGCAGTCACCGCTATGCTCGATGTGGCGCTGCACTCTCAAGAAGGCCCTGTGCCACTGGCCGAGATTTCTGAACGACAAGGTATTTCGTTGTCTTATCTCGAGCAATTGTTTTCGCGTCTACGTAAAGCTGGCCTAGTGGCGAGTGTACGTGGTCCGGGCGGCGGATATCGACTGGGTGATGAAGCTGATAACATCGCTGTCGGAACGGTCATCGCCGCTGTTGATGAATCTGTTGACGCAACAAAGTGTCAAGGTAAAGCGGATTGCCAAGGCGGCACTCGCTGCCTCACCCATGCGCTATGGCGTGATTTGAGTAGCCGTATCAGTGGTTTTCTCGACAATATCACGTTGGGTGAACTTATGAAAAATAACGAAGTACAGGAAGTGGCCGATCGTCAGGACAATACCCTGGAAGCTAGCTTGCTGAGAAACAGCTTCGGACAAAGCACTACCCCAATGAGCCAATTGACCGCTAACGCGCGTTCGTAGTTTAAGGGATACGTTTCGGAGAACCATATGAAATTGCCAATTTATTTAGATTACTCAGCAACTTGTCCGGTGGACCCTCGCGTTGCTGAAAAAATGATGCAGTACATGACCATGGATGGCACATTCGGTAACCCTGCATCTCGCTCTCACCGTTTTGGTTGGCAAGCGGAAGAAGCGGTTGATACTGCACGTGAAAATATCGCCGATCTGCTGAATGCAGATCCTCGCGAGATCGTCTTCACTTCAGGTGCGACTGAATCTGACAACCTGGCAATTAAAGGTGCCGCGCACTTCTACAGCAAGAAAGGCAAGCACGTTATTACTTGTAAAACTGAGCACAAAGCTGTACTCGACCCATGTCGTCAGCTCGAGCGTGAAGGTTTTGAAGTGACTTATCTTGAGCCTGAATCAAACGGCTTGATCGATCTTGATAAACTGCGCAATGCGATGCGTGAAGACACGGCTCTAGTGTCTATTATGCACGTCAACAACGAAATTGGTGTCATTCAAGACATTGCTGCAATCGGCGAACTTTGCCGAGAGCGAAAGATCGTTTTCCATGTTGATGCAGCACAATCAGCAGGCAAAATCCCGCTAGACACACAATCAGTGAAAGTTGACCTTGTTTCTCTGACATCACACAAGATTTACGGTCCTAAAGGCATCGGTGCACTTTATGTTCGCCGTAAGCCGCGCATTCGCCTTGAAGCACAAATGCACGGTGGCGGTCATGAGCGTGGTATGCGTTCAGGTACACTGCCTACTCACCAAATTGTTGGGATGGGTGAAGCCTTCCGTTTAGCAAAATTAGAGCGTGAGAAAGATTATCAACATGCGTTGGCGTTACGTGATCGCCTCTTAGATGGCATCAAAGATATGGAAGCGGTCACCATCAATGGTGATCTTGATCAGCGTGTACCGCATAACCTAAATGTAAGCTTCGCGTTTGTTGAAGGCGAGTCATTGCTGATGGCGCTGAAAGACCTTGCGGTTTCTTCAGGTTCAGCCTGTACATCTGCAAGCCTAGAGCCATCTTATGTACTACGTGCACTAGGTTTGGACGACGAGTTGGCACACAGCTCAATTCGTTTCTCGTTTGGTCGATTCACGACGGAAGCAGATATCGACCACGCGATTGGCCAAATCCAACAAGCGGTTACCAAGCTACGCGAAATGTCGCCGCTTTGGGATATGTACAAAGAAGGTATCGATTTGAATACCGTTGAGTGGGCTCACCACTAATAAAGTAAGGAATGTGAGGAAGTCATCATGGCATACAGCGAAAAAGTCATTGATCATTACGAAAACCCACGTAACGTAGGTGCCTTCGATAAGAACGATCCTAATGTCGGTAGCGGCATGGTCGGCGCCCCTGCGTGTGGCGATGTAATGAAATTGCAGATTAAAGTCAGCGATGAAGGTATCATTGAGGACGCAAAGTTTAAAACGTACGGTTGCGGTAGTGCTATCGCTTCGAGTTCGTTAGTCACTGAGTGGGTAAAAGGCAAAACACTTGACGAAGCAGCAGCGATTAAGAACGCTGAAATTGCTGAAGAGTTAGCACTTCCACCAGTAAAAGTTCACTGCTCTATTCTTGCTGAAGATGCGATTAAAGCTGCGGTAACTGACTACAAAAAGAAACATCAATAATTAAGACAGAAGGGTTGGAGTACCATGGCCGTAACAGTAACAGAAGCCGCTGCACAGCGTGTTGCTAACTTTCTAGAGAATCGAGGCAAAGGACTGGGATTACGATTAGGTGTCCGAACGTCTGGCTGTTCTGGAATGGCCTATGTACTCGAGTTCGTTGATGAACTGCAAGAAGGCGATGAAGTTTTTGAGTATTTTGATATCAAAGTCATCGTTGATGCGAAAAGCTTAATCTATCTCGAAGGCACGGAGCTAGACTTCACCAAAGAAGGATTGAATGAAGGCTTTAAGTTCAACAACCCTAACGTTAGCAGTGAGTGTGGTTGTGGTGAGAGTTTCCACGTTTAATCATCACCCCCACCTTCACAAACGACTCTGTGAGTGAGATGAATCATTTTGAACTATTTGGATTGCCGTGTGACTTTAATGTCGACGGCAATCTTCTTTCTGAGCGCTTTCGCGAACTTCAACGTCAATTCCACCCGGATAAATTTGCTACAGCTTCAGAGCGTGATCGCTTGATGGCAGTGCAAAAAGCGGCGGAAATCAACGACGCTTTCCAAACGTTAAAATTAGCGCTACCTCGCGCTGAATATCTCTTGTTATTGCAAGGCATCGAACTACGCGCTGAGCAACAAACCATGCAAGATCCTGAATTTCTGATGGCACAAATGGAACTGCGTGAAGAGTTGGAAGACATTCCGGCTAGCGCTGATCCTGATACTGCGTTGGCTGAGTTTGATGATCATGTGCAAGCGCTTTATCGCCAGCAAGAGAAGCATTTTGTTGAACTCTATCACCAAGGCAATTGGGAAGAGGCAGCAGATGTGGTGCGCCGTTTGAAGTTTGTTGTTAAGCTCCAAGAAGAAGTAGAACGATTAGAAGACACCCTGCTTGGCTAAGAGGTGTTGAAGGAAGACATATGGCTTTGTTACAGATTGCTGAACCGGGGCAGAGCGCTGCGCCGCATCAGCACAAACTCGCTGTGGGTATCGACCTAGGTACCACCAATTCTCTTGTTGCTGCCGTTCGCAGCGGACAACCAACGACCCTGAATGATGAGCAAGGACGTGCAATTCTTCCTTCGGTTGTTCACTATGGCCAAGAGGCTGTGGATGTCGGTTATGATGCGCGTGACAACGCAGTACAAGACCCGGTTAATACGATCAGTTCTGCAAAGCGTTTGTTAGGTCGTGCATTGGAAGATATCCAGCAACGCTACCCATCGCTTCCCTATCAGTTCAGTGCTTCAGCATCGGGACTTCCTGTTCTCAATACGGCGCAAGGTGCCGTTAACCCTATTCAAGTGTCTTCTGAGATTCTAAAGACACTCGCTTCACGAGCTCAAGCAAACCTTGGCGGCGAGCTAGATGGTGTGGTTATCACCGTGCCGGCCTATTTTGATGATGCACAGCGTGCAGGCACCAAAGATGCGGCTGCGCTTGCTGGCCTAAATGTTCTTCGCTTGCTGAATGAACCGACAGCGGCGGCAATTGCCTACGGGCTAGACAGCGGCCAAGAAGGGGTAATTGCGGTCTACGATTTGGGTGGTGGTACTTTTGATATCTCTATCCTGCGTTTATCGAAAGGTGTCTTTGAAGTCTTAGCGACTGGTGGTGACTCCGCGCTGGGTGGTGATGATTTTGATCACCTCATTGCCGATTGGATCAAGCAAGCATCGTCGACTCAACAGTCTGGGGCTGTGTTTGAGCGAGCTGTGCTCGATGCGGCAATCGCAGCTAAAATTGCATTGACTGATAATGAATCGGCTGAGATCAGCGTTGATGATATCGCATTAACGCTCACCCGCGAGCAGTTCAATGATCTTATTCGCCCGTTAGTGAAAAAGAGCCTGCTGGCTTGCCGCCGAGCATTGAAAGATGCGGGTGTCAGCAAAGAGGATGTGCTTGATACTGTCATGGTTGGCGGGTCGACACGTGTTCCTCTGGTGCGTGAAATGTCTGCAGAGTTCTTTGGGAAAACCCCGCTAACCTCGATCGACCCAGATAAAGTCGTGGCAATTGGCGCAGCGGTTCAGGCTGACATATTGGTTGGTAACAAGCCTGACTCTGACATGCTGCTTCTCGATGTGATTCCGCTGTCTCTGGGCATCGAAACCATGGGTGGCATGATTGAGAAGATCATTCCGCGAAATACGACAATCCCTGTCGCGAAAGCCCAAGAATTTACCACGTTTAAAGATGGACAAACGGCAATGATGGTCCACGTGGTGCAAGGTGAACGTGAAATGGTCAGTGATTGCCGTTCATTGGCTCGATTTACGCTAAAAGGTATTCCGCCAATGGCAGCAGGGGCTGCACACATTCGTGTGACTTATCAGGTGGATGCAGATGGCTTGTTGTCTGTCACGGCAATGGAAAAAAGCACCAAGGTGCAATCGTCAATTGAAGTCAAACCATCGTATGGCTTAAGCGACAATGAAATTGCCACCATGATTAAAGACTCAATGGCATTTGCCCAAGAAGATAAAGATGCGCGTGCACTCGCTGAACAACAAGTTGAAGCGGATCGCGTATTGGAAGGCCTGATTGTTGCTTTGCAGCAAGATGGCGACACTTTGCTATCCAAAGAAGAGCGCGAGTTACTTGAAGCGTCAATGATGGCACTAGTGAATGCAAGAAATGGAAACGATGTACGCGCAATTGAAGCAGCTATCAAAGCTACTGATCAAGCTAGTCAAGAGTTTGCGTCGCGCCGTATGGACAACTCGATTCGTCAGGCATTGGCGGGTCATTCGATAGACGAGGTTTAAAATGCCAAAAATAGTCGTACTTCCTCATGAAGATCTCTGTCCTGAAGGGGCGGTTTTAGAAGCCAATGAAGGCGATATGGTTCTCGATGTCGCGCTGCGTGCTGGCATTTCGATTGAGCATGCGTGTGAAAAGTCATGTGCGTGTACTACTTGCCACTGTATTGTGCGCGAAGGATTTGATTCGCTAGAAGAGAGTGATGAGCTGGAAGATGACATGCTTGATAAAGCATGGGGCTTAGAGCCAGAGTCACGCTTGAGTTGCCAGATTCATGTTGCTGATGAAGACTTAGTGATTGAGATCCCGAAATACACGCTCAATCATGCGGCGGAAAATCACTAATCAGCCAGACATCTGACTGCTAGAGGGAGGAAGCAATGGGACTAAAATGGGTTGATTCTCGCGAAATTGCGATTGAATTGATGGATGCCTATCCAGACGTAGACCCTAAGACAGTGCGTTTTACTGACCTTAAGGATTGGATATTGGCGCTTGAAGCGTTTGATGACGATCCTAAACATTGTGGTGAGAAAGTGCTCGAAGCTGTGATCTTAATGTGGATGGATGAGTGGGATTAATTCTTACTTTCATAAAGAGAGACTATGCTTCAAATGGTAGTTCTGGGTTGATCAACTCCCGAAACTTATCCAAAAGATAGTGCAAATCGCTACTCTGTACGGTAGTTTATAGAAAAAGAAACGAAGTTGTTACGTTTCAGTTTAAGCGGATCAAAGACGTCAGGTTTTTGGTCCGCTTTTATGTATACCCAATAGGCGCCGACGCTTGTTGCCCTAATAGTCGCGAAGAGGCAGAAACAACATACCGCAGCGACGCACGTTGAGTGGCGAAGGGAGATTCGCTGAAAAGCGCAGTCTGGTGTACTTTGGGTATATCAAACTCTTACAATTCAAGGAGTCGAACATGTCTGTAGAGATGTCTGTTTTTCTGACTAATGACGCTGCTGCCCCACAGTGGGGCGCCAAAGCGCTGTTATCTTTCACCGAATCTGGTGCACAAATTCACCTCACCAAACAGTCGCCATTGGCTGCGATCCAGCGTGCGGCGCGCAAGCTCGATAACCAAGGCATTAAGACAGTCACACTGGCGGGTGATAACTGGGATCTAGAGGCGGCTTGGGCCTTTGTTCAAGGTTATCGCAATGCGAAGAAGAGCAATACGCTGACGCTTCCTCAGTTCGAAGATGCTGATCAAAAAGAGCTTGATAGCCGAATTCAAATTACCGA
Proteins encoded in this region:
- a CDS encoding GGDEF domain-containing protein; protein product: MKHSYKQLLKRTLVIDLIVVFAINVLLLTVFIRVEFLEWFYDVSRKYEDWELDEVFSILMSLGISLIYFAVRRWRESQKVVDTLQHYLSHDYLTDLFNRRYFDEKLRKRARVFPVGVILLDLDNFKLINDQHGHQTGDDVLKRVARTIEPLLIGRELAARWGGEEFCILTTLEEPSRTEQLAEEVRIALINDRMLSRFHVSASIGFGTFTQGTDPDDIFRQVDHALYSAKNAGKNCTKKAS
- the suhB gene encoding inositol-1-monophosphatase, which codes for MHPMLNIAIRAARKAGNHIAKSLEKTDSIHVSSKGLNDLVTNIDKEAEAIIIETIKASYPDHCFAGEELGLAEGRDKECQWIIDPLDGTANFVRGLPHYAVSIALKMRGRMEVACVYDPMRNELFTATRGQGAQLNSQRIRASQPRDLTGTIIATGFPFKAKQHSESYINILGSVFADCADVRRAGSAALDLCYVAAGRVDGFFEFGLKPWDIAAGDLIAREAGAIVTDFSGNTNYLASGNIVCGNARVVKPLLSKIRAHGNEGMLK
- the trmJ gene encoding tRNA (cytosine(32)/uridine(32)-2'-O)-methyltransferase TrmJ, which gives rise to MLDNVRIILVGTSHSGNIGSAARAMKVMGLSNLVLVAPECSVDGQTIALAAGASDIANNARVVETLDDAIADCSLVVASSARSRTLQWPQLEMREFGEKIVAEGEESKVAIVFGRERTGLTNEELQKCHFHVCIPANPEYSSLNLAMAVQTLSYEVRMAFLASQAYEGESAHEPYPLNADLERFYEHLEKVLHDSQFINKQHQGQVMNKLRRMFNRARPESHELNILRGMLSSIEKTFAGLKR
- the iscR gene encoding Fe-S cluster assembly transcriptional regulator IscR; translation: MRLTSKGRYAVTAMLDVALHSQEGPVPLAEISERQGISLSYLEQLFSRLRKAGLVASVRGPGGGYRLGDEADNIAVGTVIAAVDESVDATKCQGKADCQGGTRCLTHALWRDLSSRISGFLDNITLGELMKNNEVQEVADRQDNTLEASLLRNSFGQSTTPMSQLTANARS
- a CDS encoding IscS subfamily cysteine desulfurase; translated protein: MKLPIYLDYSATCPVDPRVAEKMMQYMTMDGTFGNPASRSHRFGWQAEEAVDTARENIADLLNADPREIVFTSGATESDNLAIKGAAHFYSKKGKHVITCKTEHKAVLDPCRQLEREGFEVTYLEPESNGLIDLDKLRNAMREDTALVSIMHVNNEIGVIQDIAAIGELCRERKIVFHVDAAQSAGKIPLDTQSVKVDLVSLTSHKIYGPKGIGALYVRRKPRIRLEAQMHGGGHERGMRSGTLPTHQIVGMGEAFRLAKLEREKDYQHALALRDRLLDGIKDMEAVTINGDLDQRVPHNLNVSFAFVEGESLLMALKDLAVSSGSACTSASLEPSYVLRALGLDDELAHSSIRFSFGRFTTEADIDHAIGQIQQAVTKLREMSPLWDMYKEGIDLNTVEWAHH
- the iscU gene encoding Fe-S cluster assembly scaffold IscU, which translates into the protein MAYSEKVIDHYENPRNVGAFDKNDPNVGSGMVGAPACGDVMKLQIKVSDEGIIEDAKFKTYGCGSAIASSSLVTEWVKGKTLDEAAAIKNAEIAEELALPPVKVHCSILAEDAIKAAVTDYKKKHQ
- the iscA gene encoding iron-sulfur cluster assembly protein IscA → MAVTVTEAAAQRVANFLENRGKGLGLRLGVRTSGCSGMAYVLEFVDELQEGDEVFEYFDIKVIVDAKSLIYLEGTELDFTKEGLNEGFKFNNPNVSSECGCGESFHV
- the hscB gene encoding co-chaperone HscB, which translates into the protein MNHFELFGLPCDFNVDGNLLSERFRELQRQFHPDKFATASERDRLMAVQKAAEINDAFQTLKLALPRAEYLLLLQGIELRAEQQTMQDPEFLMAQMELREELEDIPASADPDTALAEFDDHVQALYRQQEKHFVELYHQGNWEEAADVVRRLKFVVKLQEEVERLEDTLLG
- the hscA gene encoding Fe-S protein assembly chaperone HscA — translated: MALLQIAEPGQSAAPHQHKLAVGIDLGTTNSLVAAVRSGQPTTLNDEQGRAILPSVVHYGQEAVDVGYDARDNAVQDPVNTISSAKRLLGRALEDIQQRYPSLPYQFSASASGLPVLNTAQGAVNPIQVSSEILKTLASRAQANLGGELDGVVITVPAYFDDAQRAGTKDAAALAGLNVLRLLNEPTAAAIAYGLDSGQEGVIAVYDLGGGTFDISILRLSKGVFEVLATGGDSALGGDDFDHLIADWIKQASSTQQSGAVFERAVLDAAIAAKIALTDNESAEISVDDIALTLTREQFNDLIRPLVKKSLLACRRALKDAGVSKEDVLDTVMVGGSTRVPLVREMSAEFFGKTPLTSIDPDKVVAIGAAVQADILVGNKPDSDMLLLDVIPLSLGIETMGGMIEKIIPRNTTIPVAKAQEFTTFKDGQTAMMVHVVQGEREMVSDCRSLARFTLKGIPPMAAGAAHIRVTYQVDADGLLSVTAMEKSTKVQSSIEVKPSYGLSDNEIATMIKDSMAFAQEDKDARALAEQQVEADRVLEGLIVALQQDGDTLLSKEERELLEASMMALVNARNGNDVRAIEAAIKATDQASQEFASRRMDNSIRQALAGHSIDEV
- the fdx gene encoding ISC system 2Fe-2S type ferredoxin, translating into MPKIVVLPHEDLCPEGAVLEANEGDMVLDVALRAGISIEHACEKSCACTTCHCIVREGFDSLEESDELEDDMLDKAWGLEPESRLSCQIHVADEDLVIEIPKYTLNHAAENH
- the iscX gene encoding Fe-S cluster assembly protein IscX produces the protein MGLKWVDSREIAIELMDAYPDVDPKTVRFTDLKDWILALEAFDDDPKHCGEKVLEAVILMWMDEWD